The Cohaesibacter gelatinilyticus genome contains a region encoding:
- a CDS encoding phosphopentomutase codes for MARAFLLVLDSFGIGGAADAAQYGDPNHPDTGSNTLGHIATACAKGDGDKDELRSGPLQIPNMDRYGLGLVAEKACGERPANLNHGDEIDGLCANASEISKGKDTPSGHWEIAGVPVPFDWGYFPETEPTFPPEMTKAFLEKTGLPGILGDKHASGTIVINELGEEHIRTGMPICYTSADSVYQIAAHEEHFGLDRLYEICEAAYELVQPYNIGRVIARPFIGDSPANFERTGNRRDFSVLPPEPTLLDRANEAGREVISVGKISDIFAHQGVTRKIKATGNPNIFDATLQAIEMAKDGDLVFSNLVDFDMHYGHRRDVPGYAAALEYFDKRIPELEAVLRDGDMVILTADHGCDPTWPGTDHTREQVPVMMFGPGIKARYAGSRATFADIGETVADHLGLAPGKHGTSFLNA; via the coding sequence ATGGCACGGGCATTTCTTCTGGTACTAGATAGTTTCGGCATTGGTGGTGCTGCCGATGCTGCTCAATATGGTGATCCAAACCATCCCGATACAGGCTCCAATACTCTGGGCCATATCGCAACTGCCTGCGCCAAGGGCGATGGTGATAAGGATGAATTGCGTTCGGGGCCGCTGCAGATACCCAATATGGATCGTTACGGTCTTGGTTTGGTGGCTGAAAAGGCTTGCGGTGAACGTCCGGCCAACTTGAACCATGGCGATGAGATTGACGGTTTGTGCGCAAACGCGTCAGAAATTTCAAAGGGCAAGGATACGCCTTCCGGTCATTGGGAGATTGCAGGTGTTCCGGTTCCCTTCGATTGGGGTTATTTCCCTGAGACCGAGCCAACCTTTCCTCCTGAAATGACCAAGGCTTTTCTGGAGAAGACCGGACTTCCGGGAATTCTGGGTGATAAGCATGCATCTGGTACTATTGTGATCAATGAGCTTGGCGAAGAGCACATCCGTACAGGCATGCCGATCTGTTACACTTCGGCTGACTCGGTTTATCAGATCGCAGCGCATGAAGAGCATTTTGGCCTTGACCGTCTCTATGAGATTTGTGAAGCGGCTTATGAGCTGGTTCAACCTTACAATATTGGCCGTGTGATTGCGCGTCCCTTCATAGGCGATAGTCCTGCCAACTTCGAGCGAACCGGCAACCGCCGGGACTTCTCGGTTCTTCCACCGGAACCAACCCTGTTGGATCGTGCAAATGAAGCAGGGCGAGAAGTCATATCGGTTGGCAAGATCTCCGATATTTTTGCGCATCAGGGTGTAACCAGAAAAATCAAAGCAACGGGCAATCCCAATATCTTTGATGCCACGCTGCAAGCCATTGAGATGGCGAAGGACGGTGATCTGGTCTTCTCCAATCTGGTCGATTTTGACATGCATTATGGCCATCGTCGCGATGTGCCAGGTTATGCGGCTGCGTTGGAATATTTCGACAAGCGCATTCCGGAGCTGGAAGCTGTGTTGCGTGATGGGGATATGGTGATCCTTACCGCAGATCATGGCTGCGATCCCACATGGCCGGGAACAGATCATACCCGTGAGCAGGTGCCAGTGATGATGTTCGGCCCGGGTATCAAGGCACGATATGCCGGTAGTCGAGCAACCTTTGCCGATATAGGCGAGACTGTGGCCGACCATCTGGGGCTTGCACCCGGCAAGCACGGGACATCGTTCCTGAACGCATGA
- the deoA gene encoding thymidine phosphorylase: protein MLAQEIIRKKRDGGRLNKDEIQFFVDGITNGGVSEGQISALAMAVYFQGMELDERVALTLAMRDSGVVLDWSELNGPVVDKHSTGGVGDNVSLMLAPALAACGAYVPMISGRGLGHTGGTLDKFDSIPGYVTQPDNALFRKVTKEVGCAIIGQTADLAPADKRFYGIRDVTATVESIHLITASILSKKLAAGLDGLVLDVKSGSGAFMPSHEQSQILAKSLVTVANGAGVETSALLTDMNEPLATAAGNAIEMKNAVDFLTGDHIDPRNWEITVALGAEMLRIAKLVETFEDGVSKMEDAYRSGAATEKFSHMVTALGGSGDFVEKMDKYLTLAPKVVDIITPKAGYVEAINTRRIGIAVVELGGGRRKASDEIDHSVGLDNLAGIGDKIEQDQPIARVYAHTDDQVKRAMEMVQQAYQIGESKIDSRAVYETITG, encoded by the coding sequence ATGCTCGCTCAGGAAATCATTCGTAAAAAACGCGATGGCGGGCGTCTGAACAAGGACGAAATCCAGTTCTTCGTTGATGGCATCACCAATGGTGGCGTCTCGGAAGGCCAGATCTCCGCTCTTGCCATGGCTGTCTATTTTCAAGGTATGGAATTGGATGAGCGGGTCGCGCTGACCTTGGCCATGCGCGATTCCGGCGTCGTTCTGGATTGGTCCGAGCTGAACGGACCTGTGGTGGACAAGCATTCCACCGGCGGTGTAGGGGACAATGTCTCTCTGATGCTGGCTCCGGCATTGGCGGCTTGTGGTGCCTATGTTCCCATGATCTCTGGTCGCGGCCTCGGCCATACCGGTGGTACATTGGACAAGTTTGATTCCATCCCGGGCTATGTCACCCAACCAGACAATGCACTCTTTCGCAAAGTCACCAAAGAAGTCGGCTGTGCTATCATCGGGCAGACGGCGGATTTGGCCCCGGCGGATAAGCGCTTTTATGGCATTCGCGATGTCACAGCGACAGTGGAAAGCATTCACCTGATCACGGCTTCCATCCTGTCCAAAAAACTGGCGGCAGGTCTCGATGGCCTGGTGCTGGATGTGAAATCCGGATCTGGTGCCTTCATGCCAAGCCACGAGCAAAGTCAGATCCTTGCCAAGAGTTTGGTCACTGTTGCCAATGGTGCTGGCGTGGAAACATCTGCTCTGCTTACAGACATGAATGAGCCACTGGCAACTGCGGCCGGCAATGCCATTGAGATGAAAAATGCAGTGGACTTCCTGACAGGGGATCATATTGATCCACGTAACTGGGAAATCACGGTCGCTCTTGGAGCGGAGATGCTCCGCATCGCAAAGCTGGTAGAGACATTCGAAGATGGCGTTTCCAAAATGGAAGATGCTTATCGTTCGGGTGCGGCAACTGAGAAATTCTCCCATATGGTGACTGCCTTGGGCGGTTCGGGCGACTTTGTAGAGAAGATGGATAAATATCTAACCTTGGCTCCAAAGGTCGTCGATATCATCACCCCAAAAGCCGGTTATGTTGAGGCGATCAATACCCGTCGGATTGGCATTGCTGTGGTTGAGCTTGGTGGTGGTCGCCGCAAGGCTAGTGATGAAATTGATCACAGCGTTGGCTTGGACAATCTCGCTGGAATTGGCGACAAGATTGAACAAGACCAGCCGATTGCCCGGGTCTATGCCCACACTGATGATCAGGTGAAACGCGCTATGGAAATGGTGCAACAGGCCTATCAGATTGGCGAAAGCAAGATCGATAGCCGTGCGGTTTATGAAACAATCACAGGCTAG
- a CDS encoding purine-nucleoside phosphorylase — protein sequence MTTQGLARDAANRVMEKAPGSCQIGMVLGSGLGSLADQVENAVRFPYADLPGFPVSSVSSHASELIVGTLMGVKVAILAGRAHFYESGNARVMEVPLATLKALGCEEILLTNAAGSLREEIAPGELMLIDDHINWSGRNPLIGIESEDRFVGLTEAYDASIRANLTRAAVDVGVDLKSGVYTWFSGPSFETPAEIRAIRMLGADAVGMSTVPEVIMARWMGLKVGAVSTITNYGAGMSGTELSHEETKEVGPIGAVKLIKVIRAYLANKAKI from the coding sequence ATGACCACGCAAGGTTTGGCGCGCGATGCCGCAAATCGCGTAATGGAAAAAGCTCCCGGCTCTTGCCAAATCGGTATGGTGCTGGGGTCTGGTCTCGGCTCTCTGGCTGATCAGGTAGAAAATGCGGTGCGTTTTCCTTATGCCGATTTGCCCGGATTCCCAGTCTCATCAGTCTCGTCTCATGCATCAGAGTTGATTGTTGGCACCTTGATGGGTGTGAAAGTTGCGATCCTCGCTGGCCGTGCGCATTTCTATGAATCTGGCAATGCACGTGTGATGGAAGTTCCGCTTGCAACTCTTAAGGCTCTGGGCTGCGAGGAGATATTGTTGACCAATGCTGCAGGTTCTCTGCGCGAAGAAATCGCACCAGGCGAGTTGATGCTGATTGACGATCACATCAACTGGTCCGGCCGTAATCCACTGATCGGTATTGAAAGCGAAGATCGTTTCGTTGGACTGACCGAAGCCTATGATGCCTCCATTCGTGCCAATTTAACTCGGGCAGCGGTCGATGTAGGCGTTGATCTGAAAAGTGGTGTCTATACATGGTTCTCCGGTCCAAGCTTTGAGACACCTGCCGAGATTCGAGCCATCCGTATGCTCGGCGCTGATGCTGTTGGCATGTCCACGGTGCCAGAAGTCATCATGGCGCGCTGGATGGGGCTGAAAGTGGGCGCGGTCTCTACCATCACCAATTATGGCGCTGGCATGAGCGGCACGGAATTGTCTCATGAAGAAACCAAGGAAGTCGGCCCCATCGGTGCTGTGAAACTGATAAAAGTAATCCGGGCCTATCTGGCCAATAAGGCAAAGATTTAA
- the upp gene encoding uracil phosphoribosyltransferase has product MKQVTVVDHPLVQHKLTIMRDKDTSTASFRRLLREISHLLCYEATRELAMTTKTIETPLMEMEAPMIAGKKLVFASILRAGNGLLEGMLDLVPSARVAHVGLYRDPKTFEAVEYYFKAPEDLQNRLVIAVDPMLATANSAILAIEKLKERGAHNLRFVSLLAAPEGVKAFTDAHPDVPIITAAIDEKLNEKNYIIPGLGDAGDRMYGTK; this is encoded by the coding sequence ATGAAACAGGTAACAGTCGTAGACCACCCGCTGGTTCAGCATAAACTCACCATCATGCGGGATAAGGATACGTCAACCGCCAGTTTTCGTCGTTTGCTGCGCGAGATCTCTCATTTGCTCTGCTATGAAGCCACCCGCGAACTGGCAATGACCACCAAAACCATCGAAACACCTTTGATGGAAATGGAAGCGCCGATGATTGCTGGCAAGAAGCTGGTCTTTGCATCTATCCTGCGTGCTGGGAACGGTCTTTTGGAAGGCATGCTGGATCTGGTGCCATCCGCTCGCGTTGCTCATGTTGGCCTTTACCGTGATCCGAAGACCTTTGAAGCTGTCGAATATTATTTCAAGGCGCCGGAAGACCTGCAAAACCGTTTGGTTATTGCAGTTGATCCGATGTTGGCTACCGCCAACAGCGCTATCCTGGCCATCGAAAAACTGAAAGAGCGCGGTGCCCATAATTTGCGATTTGTTTCTCTTCTGGCAGCTCCAGAGGGCGTGAAAGCTTTCACTGATGCGCATCCGGATGTACCAATCATCACAGCAGCCATTGATGAAAAATTGAATGAGAAGAATTATATCATTCCTGGTCTTGGTGATGCGGGTGACCGCATGTATGGCACCAAATAA
- a CDS encoding ABC transporter permease, with the protein MSAPLAKLPKWVDYGLIPLLNLTAALLVSGLVVLLIGENPLEAVYWLVQGSLGYGEGIGFTLYYTTNFIFTGLAVAVAAHAGLFNIGGEGQAYFAGLGVALACLALDHYIPWWMTFPFALLGGALFGAAWATIPAYLQAKRGSHIVITTIMFNFIASAVMAYLLVNILKQPGSMQPESRTFVEGGRLPFVHEVLEWIGIKIEHSPLNLSFVVALVACVMVWALIWRTRLGYAIRTMGTNPNAAVYAGMNVSKLTIVTMMISGALAGMLALNEVMGTQHRLLLDFTAGYGFVGIAVALMGRSHPVGIIMASILFGMLYQGGAELAFEMPKITRDMIISIQGLVILFAGAMEHMFRPALIKIFVRKPIAAGAV; encoded by the coding sequence ATGAGTGCTCCTTTGGCAAAACTTCCCAAATGGGTTGATTATGGCCTCATTCCATTATTGAACCTGACTGCGGCTTTGCTGGTCTCAGGACTTGTGGTGCTCCTGATTGGTGAAAATCCGTTGGAAGCGGTTTACTGGCTGGTACAGGGCTCCCTCGGTTACGGCGAAGGCATTGGCTTCACACTCTATTATACCACCAATTTCATATTCACCGGTCTTGCTGTGGCAGTAGCTGCCCATGCAGGCTTGTTCAATATCGGGGGTGAAGGTCAGGCCTACTTCGCTGGTCTCGGCGTCGCACTCGCTTGTCTGGCGCTTGATCATTATATCCCCTGGTGGATGACCTTCCCGTTTGCTTTGCTGGGAGGCGCACTTTTCGGCGCAGCTTGGGCAACCATTCCTGCCTATTTGCAAGCCAAACGTGGTAGCCATATCGTTATCACCACCATCATGTTCAACTTCATCGCATCAGCGGTGATGGCGTATCTCTTGGTAAATATCCTCAAGCAACCTGGTTCCATGCAGCCGGAAAGCCGCACCTTCGTTGAAGGAGGCCGTCTTCCGTTTGTGCATGAAGTTCTGGAATGGATTGGCATCAAGATTGAACACAGCCCGCTGAACCTGTCCTTTGTCGTGGCGTTGGTAGCTTGTGTGATGGTATGGGCGCTGATTTGGCGTACTCGTCTTGGCTATGCCATCCGTACCATGGGGACCAATCCCAATGCTGCTGTTTATGCCGGTATGAATGTCTCCAAACTGACCATCGTCACCATGATGATTTCAGGTGCCTTGGCCGGCATGCTGGCATTGAATGAAGTGATGGGAACTCAGCATCGTTTGCTGCTTGATTTTACTGCGGGATATGGCTTTGTGGGCATCGCGGTGGCCTTGATGGGGCGCTCCCATCCAGTGGGCATCATCATGGCCTCAATCCTGTTCGGCATGCTCTATCAGGGCGGCGCTGAACTGGCGTTCGAGATGCCAAAAATTACCCGTGATATGATCATCTCAATTCAAGGTCTGGTTATCCTTTTTGCCGGAGCTATGGAGCATATGTTCCGTCCTGCCTTGATCAAGATTTTCGTCCGCAAGCCAATCGCCGCTGGCGCGGTTTAA
- the deoC gene encoding deoxyribose-phosphate aldolase: MTDQELAQKAISLLDLTNLNDDCTPADIEALCAKAQTPYGNTAAICIWPRFIPQAKELLNGTGIKIATVVNFPAGGEDVAGVVEETKQALTDGADEIDLVVPYKCWLEGRRGYTETMVVRVREAIPAPAKLKTILETGELKDEAIIREVSDMAIEASADFIKTSTGKVKVNATPEAAEVMIEAIAQSGRSVGFKPAGGVRSLEDAGAYLAIADKYMGADWAKPETFRFGASGVLDALLAAMEGKIEQAGEGY, from the coding sequence ATGACAGACCAAGAGCTTGCCCAAAAGGCCATCTCTCTTTTGGATCTGACCAATTTGAATGACGATTGTACGCCTGCTGATATCGAAGCACTCTGCGCCAAGGCGCAAACGCCTTATGGCAATACGGCAGCAATCTGTATCTGGCCACGTTTCATTCCACAAGCCAAGGAACTGTTGAACGGCACCGGCATCAAGATTGCCACCGTGGTCAACTTCCCTGCTGGCGGCGAAGATGTTGCAGGTGTGGTCGAAGAAACCAAACAGGCTCTGACTGATGGTGCAGACGAGATTGATCTGGTGGTGCCTTACAAATGCTGGCTTGAGGGTCGTCGGGGTTATACCGAGACCATGGTTGTTCGTGTGCGTGAAGCCATTCCAGCCCCTGCCAAGCTGAAAACCATTTTGGAAACGGGTGAGCTGAAAGACGAAGCGATCATTCGCGAAGTGTCCGATATGGCCATTGAAGCAAGTGCTGACTTCATTAAGACCTCCACTGGCAAAGTCAAGGTCAACGCTACGCCAGAAGCTGCCGAAGTCATGATCGAAGCCATTGCCCAAAGCGGTCGTTCGGTTGGTTTCAAGCCAGCTGGTGGCGTGCGTTCCTTGGAAGATGCAGGGGCTTACTTGGCTATCGCTGACAAATATATGGGTGCAGATTGGGCCAAGCCTGAGACTTTCCGTTTTGGTGCGTCTGGCGTTCTGGATGCTTTGCTTGCCGCGATGGAAGGTAAGATAGAACAGGCTGGGGAGGGCTATTGA
- a CDS encoding ABC transporter permease, whose protein sequence is MEFLETFTLILDSALRLSVPLLLACLAGLYSERSGIFDIGLEGKMLGAAFAAGAVAYITSSAWLGLLAAIAVSVGLALVHGYASIAQRGNQIVSGVAINFVAAGLTALLGQAWFSMGGKTPQLPNEARFRPIELPFAESLRDVPIIGQFYSELLSGHSLLVYAAIAAVPLTWWILYRTRFGLRLRAVGENPGAVDTAGISVIALRYQAVMITGVLCGIAGSYLSIAQSAGFSKDMTAGKGFIALAALIFAKWKPINALGACFLFGFLDAVAIRAQGTVLPVIGEVPVQFMQALPYILTVVLLAGFIGKAIPPKAGGVAYTKER, encoded by the coding sequence ATGGAATTTCTGGAAACCTTCACCCTGATTCTTGATTCAGCCTTACGTTTGTCGGTGCCTCTGCTATTGGCCTGTCTCGCGGGGCTCTACTCCGAGCGTTCTGGTATTTTCGATATTGGCTTGGAAGGCAAGATGTTGGGTGCAGCCTTTGCAGCAGGGGCCGTTGCTTATATCACCAGCTCCGCTTGGCTTGGATTGTTAGCTGCTATCGCGGTTTCTGTCGGGCTTGCTTTGGTCCATGGCTATGCATCTATCGCCCAACGCGGCAACCAGATTGTCTCTGGTGTCGCCATCAACTTTGTAGCCGCTGGTTTGACAGCCCTGCTCGGTCAGGCTTGGTTCAGCATGGGTGGCAAGACGCCACAATTACCAAACGAAGCGCGCTTTCGTCCTATCGAATTGCCATTCGCTGAAAGCTTGCGGGATGTGCCAATCATCGGCCAGTTTTATTCGGAACTACTCTCTGGCCATAGCCTTCTGGTCTATGCTGCCATTGCTGCAGTTCCATTGACATGGTGGATCCTCTATCGCACCCGCTTTGGTTTGCGTTTGCGTGCTGTTGGTGAAAATCCCGGTGCAGTGGATACGGCTGGTATTTCCGTGATTGCTCTGCGCTATCAAGCGGTGATGATCACAGGTGTTCTTTGCGGTATTGCAGGATCCTACCTGTCCATTGCCCAGTCTGCGGGTTTCTCCAAGGATATGACCGCAGGTAAGGGTTTCATCGCTTTGGCGGCGCTGATCTTTGCCAAATGGAAACCGATCAATGCCCTTGGGGCTTGCTTCCTCTTTGGTTTCCTCGATGCTGTTGCGATCCGTGCCCAAGGCACAGTGCTTCCGGTTATTGGTGAAGTGCCTGTTCAATTCATGCAAGCGCTGCCTTATATCCTGACTGTGGTCCTGCTTGCGGGCTTCATTGGCAAGGCAATTCCACCAAAGGCTGGTGGCGTGGCCTACACCAAAGAACGCTAG
- the cdd gene encoding cytidine deaminase produces MTDNAIEVTPQTLELFQMAVEARDKAHAPYSRFNVGVALRTASDKVHVGANIENTSYPEGWCAETSAISHMIMAAESGADRQIVELVVIAELDPPITPCGGCRQRISEFGTTNTIIHAADPGGIKSSFTLGQLLPAAFNLEGDA; encoded by the coding sequence ATGACAGACAATGCAATTGAGGTCACTCCTCAAACCCTTGAGCTATTCCAAATGGCAGTGGAAGCTCGTGACAAGGCCCACGCCCCTTATTCGCGCTTCAATGTCGGGGTCGCCTTGCGCACTGCATCCGATAAAGTCCATGTAGGAGCCAATATAGAAAATACCTCCTATCCCGAAGGTTGGTGCGCCGAAACCTCCGCAATTTCCCACATGATCATGGCAGCGGAAAGTGGTGCTGATCGCCAAATCGTGGAATTGGTGGTGATAGCAGAACTAGATCCTCCCATCACACCATGTGGAGGATGCCGTCAACGGATCAGCGAATTCGGCACGACGAACACAATCATTCATGCCGCAGATCCAGGTGGCATAAAATCCTCATTCACGCTGGGCCAGTTGCTTCCAGCCGCTTTCAATCTGGAAGGAGATGCTTAA
- a CDS encoding adenosine deaminase has product MTNKLSSLSYEPTGQKLPKAELHCHLEGAAYPDLVRRLAARHGANLDDIIDDNGSYIWTDFTSFLQCWDRVAAVIRTPEDYADLVEDYLKRNAEEGCLYTEFFISPDHVALMGMSYDNLLEGVAEGYERAKTRSEKDGFPIEARFIVTCVRHMGPEKAIGVANTVANRPHPLVTGFGMGGDERMHSQKAFAPAYEIATEAGLKCTTHAGEFGGPESVIDALDHLPVDRIGHGVRSSEDTDLMKRLVDENIVLEVCPGSNVSLGLYDSRKDHPIDKLIQAGIKTTISSDDPPFFHTSIGEDYDAMAQIKGWDRTTMLGFTKRSLQAAYLDETTRCALCERVK; this is encoded by the coding sequence ATGACAAATAAGCTGAGTTCATTGAGCTATGAACCAACAGGTCAAAAGCTGCCAAAGGCGGAATTGCACTGCCATTTGGAAGGAGCTGCCTATCCTGACTTGGTGCGCAGACTCGCAGCGCGTCATGGGGCAAACCTTGACGATATCATCGACGATAATGGTTCGTATATTTGGACCGACTTCACCAGCTTTCTGCAATGTTGGGACCGAGTGGCAGCCGTCATTCGTACGCCAGAAGATTATGCCGATCTGGTGGAAGATTATCTCAAGCGCAATGCAGAGGAAGGATGTCTCTATACCGAGTTTTTCATCTCTCCCGATCATGTTGCGCTGATGGGCATGAGCTATGATAATCTGTTGGAAGGCGTAGCCGAGGGTTATGAACGTGCCAAAACCCGGAGCGAGAAAGATGGCTTTCCAATTGAGGCCCGTTTCATTGTGACCTGCGTGCGTCACATGGGGCCGGAAAAAGCAATCGGTGTCGCCAATACCGTTGCAAATAGGCCTCATCCACTGGTAACCGGTTTTGGTATGGGTGGGGATGAGCGCATGCATAGCCAGAAAGCTTTTGCACCTGCTTATGAAATTGCGACTGAAGCTGGTTTGAAATGTACGACCCATGCAGGGGAGTTTGGTGGTCCGGAAAGTGTTATTGATGCGTTGGATCATTTGCCCGTTGATCGCATTGGTCACGGTGTCCGGTCCAGCGAGGACACAGATCTTATGAAGAGACTGGTTGATGAGAATATCGTTCTCGAAGTTTGTCCCGGCTCCAATGTCTCGCTTGGCCTTTATGATAGCCGCAAAGATCATCCAATCGATAAATTGATACAGGCGGGGATCAAGACAACTATCTCGTCGGATGACCCTCCGTTCTTCCATACCTCCATTGGTGAGGATTATGATGCTATGGCGCAAATCAAGGGATGGGACCGAACGACAATGCTCGGTTTCACTAAAAGATCCCTGCAGGCCGCCTATCTCGATGAGACAACTCGTTGTGCCTTGTGTGAACGTGTAAAATAA